The genomic segment AAAACACATTATTCTGTTAATTAATACTCCTTACCATCATTTGGCTGTTCCGTTTCACACTCTACAAAGACAGTCTTTGCTGGTAGATGAATTTTAGTTAAGCATCAAAAACAGCTCACGCTTCGGACCAGATGCCAACGTGAGCACTCAACAAGAGGCCATCTAGGTCTACTGGAGCTGACTAAACACCCCATTTGTCACACCACAGATACCCAATGGTACCACTGCTTGCAACATTAACAgatataaaaagttaaaaaccccagcaaggagaaaatgaaacctaagaacagcaagaggaaaaagtacCTTCAGATTGCCTTTTGTTGTGAATGCTCTTCCACATATAGTGCAGGCAAAAGGTTTCTCACCAGTGTGTGTCCTTTCATGGATCTGCAAAGcactggaggaagaaaatgttttcccaCACGTGTTGCAGTAGTGCTGTTTGGGGGTTCTtctggggagagcagggagcaggacagGAGACGTGGCAGAGGAGGACAGCGGCCCCGAAGCAACTAGACCAGAGGGTGCTTCTTTGCTATCCTGAGGAGAGCTGTGCACAAAGCCATTAACCTCAGTCTTTATGAGTGATGACAGTGAATTAGCAGGCATAACCGAAGAGTTCTGATTAGGGCCGATACTGGAATTGGGTTCAAAAAGTTGTGATGGTAGATCTCGCATTTGATGTGTCAACATATGCTGCTTCAAATTACCCTTTGTGGAAAAGCCACGATTGCAAACTGTGCAAATAAATGGTCTCTCTTTGGTATGACTTCTGTAATGAATGTCCAAGGCACTCTGACAAGCAAATGTTTTGCCACAAATGTCACATGCGgtgtttttaaatttacctCTGTctctgaaagggaaaagcaaactCAGAGACTcttctttaataattttatcagTGTTACTAGACGTCAAGTCCAAAGCACCACTGTTAGCAGGGGTTGGAGACAAACTGTTGGCAAACTCACTTGGTAAAGCTCTTACTGGTTTCTCTTCAATACTTGGTGACTTGTGGTAATCATTAGTGCTGTTTGACGGGGACAAGGCCTGCATGGAAGAGGTAGACTCTGAGACAGCAGGGCTTCCAGCACTTTGGCTTTCCATATCACCACCAACAGATGATGAATCGTTAGTCAAAACATCCCCTTCCACTGACCCATTTTCAACTGACTTTAAGCTTGCCTGAAGTTGTTCAGCAAGCCCTGCACTGATCATCTTCATTtgattttccaaagcagcaatACTTGACATTTCCAGTGGCAGAGGGGAAGAAGACAAGCTGTCTTGTGATGCATCCGCAGACTTAGGTGTATCTGGCACACTACTGTCGGGACAGTCTTCCATATTCTCATCGGAGAAGTTGTCTATATCATCAAAATTCTTATCATCAAAAGATCCTGTATCTGATTCCATTGACTCAGGATAGTTTTCCGTGACTGGGGTATTGGGGATCTGCCCTCCCATGTGCATTCGGATATGCTGCTGTAGTACAACAGCATTGGTGAATTTTTTCTGGCAGATTGGGCATGAATGTTGTACTCTCAGCGGGGGCATGGCACGGTGGACACTGTAATGAGTCTTTAAGTTGCCTTTAGTAGTGAAAGCACGACCAcagattttacatttaaatggcCTCTCACCAGTATGTGTGCGATAATGCATTTTCAGTGCACTCTGGCAACTAAGAACTCGGTGGCAAATGATACACTCATTAGGATCGGTTGCCTTTTTGTCAATGTTTTCTACCAGTTGCTGCAATTTTGACGTTTCAGATGCTGGCGTTGAGTCCAATAGTCCTCCAAATGGAAACTTTGCCTTAAATTGCTCTGACATTAGAGGCATCAGTGGATTTGTAAAAGTGGTGACACCGCTGGAGCCTGAGTCTGCTGCCGGTGAGCTCATGGAGCTGCTCATATTAGTGATGGTGCTTGTATTTTGAgggttttcttccattttgccatTTGAGGTAGGCAAAGCACCAGCTTCTACCTCATCAGAAAGTCCGTTGGAAATTTTTGATGTGGGATCAGCTGTTCCCGAGTCACTCTTGACAGAGCAGGGAGGGCTAGAGGAAGGATGGCTAATGGGAATTGGCTGAGGCTCCTCAGTTTTGATGAATGGGGTCAAGCTTGGAATTGTTGGTGGGAGTGGCAGGCCAACAGAAGTCGTCAGGGTGGAGAGGACTGGCTTGCTGTCTAGCCAGCTCGTGACAGGTTTCTCTGGTGGTATAGACATTCCGTAAGGAATACCCGTGCTTGTAGGAATATTGTCCAAATGCTCTGGCACTGGGTATGGATTCATTTGAATATGagggtatttttctttatgacGCTGAAAGTGGACTTTTAAGTTTCCCTTTGTGGAGAACCTGTTTCCACATATGTTGCATTTAAATGGCCTCTCGCCAGTGTGAGAACGTAAATGAATCTGCAAGGCACTGTCACTCCCAAACACTTTAGCACAGAACCTGCATTTATGCTTAAAGAATGCCTCATCTGAATTACTTTTTGCTTCAAAAGCAGTTACATTTGGtggcttgctttttctttgctgtgccAAGGCAGTCAAGGAGTTTAAATCCTCTGCAGGTGTTCCAATATTGGACAAGGGACTGGAGAAAACAGAGTTGCTAGAGGTGGGCTGAGGTAGAAGTGGATTAGATGCAGGACTTAATAAACTGCTTATTGCAAAAGCTGGTGAAGATGATGCTGATACTGGTGGGTTGCTGAGCTGTGAGCCACCAATACTTGAAGCCACTTTTTCTGAGGATGGTGTTGTAACTGCTGCTGCCAGTAAGTTAATATTTGGAGAAGAGCCACTACTGGATGGAATTAGAGTGCTGCCAGGGTTGCTCTGAGGTAGCTGTATAGGGGGTAGCTGTTTCACACCACTGATGCTGGCAGATTGACTAGCAAGGCTTTGTGCTaatccagctgctgcagccagctgctgggATAAATGGGAACTTAATGTGGACAAGGGGTTGGTAGATGTTCGTAAAGTACCTTGAGAAGGGCTAGATGATGTTGGCTTCTCTGTATTTTGGGAAGCCAACAATAATATTTGGTGACGAATTTGTTCAATCAGTTGCAACTGGtggatctgctgctgctgcaacgCTAACAGTTGCTCCATCAGGGCAGGTACAGCAAGCTTACTGTTTGATGCACCATTACATCTTGCTTCCTGTGAGAACTGTGCTACCGCCACTTTAGTACTCTGAAGGTTTTCAATTATTACATTACTATTTATCACTGAAAAGTTGCCTAATGTTGTCAGATCCCCTATGTGAGGTAGAGAGGTTGTTACAGCTGAGGTACCCATTGTGGAGCTGTTACTGCTTGTAATACTATTGTTGACACTCTTGGAACTGCTACTGCTATAGTTAATGCTGGAAACCTCCACATCCATGGATTCTTCCCTGTCAAGTTTGTTATGCTCTGAAAGGTCACCGCAGTCTACTTGATCTGTGTTATTAACTGTGTCATTCATCTGTTCATCAGGATTATCAGAAGGGGAACTAGGAGGGAAGGTTTCAGAAGGAGAAGCTGGATTTTCATTCACAATTAAAACTAATTGATTTTTAGTACAATTCTTCTTGTGTTGCAGGAGATCTGATAATTCAAAGAACTCAGCACAGCACCTGCCACAGACATGGGCGTCCTTGTTCTTAGTGGTTCGATTTGCTTGACCCTTTTCTGTGTCTCCTAAAACGTCACAAGATGATGGATTAGGAACCAAacattaatacagaaaaaaaaatctgcaggaCATCGTATCTAAAAGTACTGATTTTATCTACCACTCTAAAACAGACTAAGATTGTACGTGAAAATAGACCAATATTTCTACTTCACAAAAATAAGTCACAAGCAACATTTAAAACTGTACAAGGGAGTGTTATCAATCCCTGTGTCTTAAATGATCATTTGCTTTAGATCATCCATCAATATATAAAATACTATGAACTGAAGGCATTGGAGCATAATGAAATTCCATAACAAAGTATTGATTTCCAATAATTCATACTGCTTATTGTCTACTTGTCCACTGAGTGCAAATCAG from the Phalacrocorax aristotelis chromosome 8, bGulAri2.1, whole genome shotgun sequence genome contains:
- the SALL1 gene encoding sal-like protein 1 isoform X2; this translates as MSRRKQAKPQHFQSDPDLALLSQRNGDTEKGQANRTTKNKDAHVCGRCCAEFFELSDLLQHKKNCTKNQLVLIVNENPASPSETFPPSSPSDNPDEQMNDTVNNTDQVDCGDLSEHNKLDREESMDVEVSSINYSSSSSKSVNNSITSSNSSTMGTSAVTTSLPHIGDLTTLGNFSVINSNVIIENLQSTKVAVAQFSQEARCNGASNSKLAVPALMEQLLALQQQQIHQLQLIEQIRHQILLLASQNTEKPTSSSPSQGTLRTSTNPLSTLSSHLSQQLAAAAGLAQSLASQSASISGVKQLPPIQLPQSNPGSTLIPSSSGSSPNINLLAAAVTTPSSEKVASSIGGSQLSNPPVSASSSPAFAISSLLSPASNPLLPQPTSSNSVFSSPLSNIGTPAEDLNSLTALAQQRKSKPPNVTAFEAKSNSDEAFFKHKCRFCAKVFGSDSALQIHLRSHTGERPFKCNICGNRFSTKGNLKVHFQRHKEKYPHIQMNPYPVPEHLDNIPTSTGIPYGMSIPPEKPVTSWLDSKPVLSTLTTSVGLPLPPTIPSLTPFIKTEEPQPIPISHPSSSPPCSVKSDSGTADPTSKISNGLSDEVEAGALPTSNGKMEENPQNTSTITNMSSSMSSPAADSGSSGVTTFTNPLMPLMSEQFKAKFPFGGLLDSTPASETSKLQQLVENIDKKATDPNECIICHRVLSCQSALKMHYRTHTGERPFKCKICGRAFTTKGNLKTHYSVHRAMPPLRVQHSCPICQKKFTNAVVLQQHIRMHMGGQIPNTPVTENYPESMESDTGSFDDKNFDDIDNFSDENMEDCPDSSVPDTPKSADASQDSLSSSPLPLEMSSIAALENQMKMISAGLAEQLQASLKSVENGSVEGDVLTNDSSSVGGDMESQSAGSPAVSESTSSMQALSPSNSTNDYHKSPSIEEKPVRALPSEFANSLSPTPANSGALDLTSSNTDKIIKEESLSLLFPFRDRGKFKNTACDICGKTFACQSALDIHYRSHTKERPFICTVCNRGFSTKGNLKQHMLTHQMRDLPSQLFEPNSSIGPNQNSSVMPANSLSSLIKTEVNGFVHSSPQDSKEAPSGLVASGPLSSSATSPVLLPALPRRTPKQHYCNTCGKTFSSSSALQIHERTHTGEKPFACTICGRAFTTKGNLKVHMGTHMWNSTPARRGRRLSVDGPMTFLGGNPVKFPEMFQKDLAARSGNGDSSSFWNQYAAALSNGLAMKTNEISVIQNGGIPPAPGGLGNGGSSPISGLTGSLEKLQNSEPHAPLAGLEKMASNENGTNFHFTRFVEDNKEIVTN
- the SALL1 gene encoding sal-like protein 1 isoform X1 — protein: MRRASAGGRRGDAPAAGAEGAAGQKRFWRAGDTEKGQANRTTKNKDAHVCGRCCAEFFELSDLLQHKKNCTKNQLVLIVNENPASPSETFPPSSPSDNPDEQMNDTVNNTDQVDCGDLSEHNKLDREESMDVEVSSINYSSSSSKSVNNSITSSNSSTMGTSAVTTSLPHIGDLTTLGNFSVINSNVIIENLQSTKVAVAQFSQEARCNGASNSKLAVPALMEQLLALQQQQIHQLQLIEQIRHQILLLASQNTEKPTSSSPSQGTLRTSTNPLSTLSSHLSQQLAAAAGLAQSLASQSASISGVKQLPPIQLPQSNPGSTLIPSSSGSSPNINLLAAAVTTPSSEKVASSIGGSQLSNPPVSASSSPAFAISSLLSPASNPLLPQPTSSNSVFSSPLSNIGTPAEDLNSLTALAQQRKSKPPNVTAFEAKSNSDEAFFKHKCRFCAKVFGSDSALQIHLRSHTGERPFKCNICGNRFSTKGNLKVHFQRHKEKYPHIQMNPYPVPEHLDNIPTSTGIPYGMSIPPEKPVTSWLDSKPVLSTLTTSVGLPLPPTIPSLTPFIKTEEPQPIPISHPSSSPPCSVKSDSGTADPTSKISNGLSDEVEAGALPTSNGKMEENPQNTSTITNMSSSMSSPAADSGSSGVTTFTNPLMPLMSEQFKAKFPFGGLLDSTPASETSKLQQLVENIDKKATDPNECIICHRVLSCQSALKMHYRTHTGERPFKCKICGRAFTTKGNLKTHYSVHRAMPPLRVQHSCPICQKKFTNAVVLQQHIRMHMGGQIPNTPVTENYPESMESDTGSFDDKNFDDIDNFSDENMEDCPDSSVPDTPKSADASQDSLSSSPLPLEMSSIAALENQMKMISAGLAEQLQASLKSVENGSVEGDVLTNDSSSVGGDMESQSAGSPAVSESTSSMQALSPSNSTNDYHKSPSIEEKPVRALPSEFANSLSPTPANSGALDLTSSNTDKIIKEESLSLLFPFRDRGKFKNTACDICGKTFACQSALDIHYRSHTKERPFICTVCNRGFSTKGNLKQHMLTHQMRDLPSQLFEPNSSIGPNQNSSVMPANSLSSLIKTEVNGFVHSSPQDSKEAPSGLVASGPLSSSATSPVLLPALPRRTPKQHYCNTCGKTFSSSSALQIHERTHTGEKPFACTICGRAFTTKGNLKVHMGTHMWNSTPARRGRRLSVDGPMTFLGGNPVKFPEMFQKDLAARSGNGDSSSFWNQYAAALSNGLAMKTNEISVIQNGGIPPAPGGLGNGGSSPISGLTGSLEKLQNSEPHAPLAGLEKMASNENGTNFHFTRFVEDNKEIVTN